The following proteins come from a genomic window of Burkholderia stabilis:
- the chrA gene encoding chromate efflux transporter — protein MTDSTNTLQHESAAARGSPVEVFGAFLKLGLTSFGGPIAHLGYFRSEFVERRRWLDDRSYSDLVALCQLLPGPASSQVGMALGLGRAGWLGLLAAWAGFTLPSAIALILFAFGIAEYQGLAQSGWVHGLKVVAVAIVAQAVWGMARSLCPDRSRAALAILAALLTIILPSAMGQIAAITVAGLLGWWGLKIAQPGGGHAHSYPVSRKLGVVALLLFAAPLVGLPLWAAATDSFTIALLEGVYRSGALVFGGGHVVLPLLQAAVVPSGVVSNADFLAGYGAAQAVPGPLFTFSAYLGAVAHGPLHGWIGGLALLGTIFLPAFFVLVGALPFWEGLRHRAGIQTAMAGINAGVVGILVSALYDPVWTSAIHGKADFGLALLSFGLLTVGRVPPALVVLLAGLAGWVMAMGI, from the coding sequence ATGACAGATTCAACCAACACCTTGCAGCATGAGTCCGCAGCCGCGCGCGGCTCACCCGTCGAAGTCTTCGGCGCCTTTCTCAAGCTGGGGCTGACCTCCTTCGGCGGGCCGATCGCGCACCTGGGCTATTTCCGCTCGGAGTTTGTCGAGCGCCGCCGCTGGCTGGATGACCGCAGCTACTCCGACCTGGTCGCCCTGTGCCAGCTCCTGCCCGGCCCGGCCAGCAGCCAGGTGGGCATGGCGCTGGGGCTGGGCCGCGCGGGCTGGCTGGGGCTGCTGGCGGCCTGGGCCGGATTCACCTTGCCATCGGCGATTGCGCTGATCCTGTTCGCCTTTGGCATCGCCGAGTACCAGGGGCTGGCCCAGTCCGGCTGGGTCCATGGGCTCAAGGTGGTGGCCGTGGCCATCGTGGCCCAGGCAGTCTGGGGCATGGCCCGGTCGTTGTGCCCGGACCGGTCGCGCGCCGCCCTGGCCATTCTGGCGGCGCTGCTGACCATCATTCTTCCCTCGGCGATGGGGCAGATCGCCGCCATCACGGTGGCGGGATTGCTGGGCTGGTGGGGCTTGAAGATCGCACAGCCTGGCGGCGGCCATGCCCATAGCTACCCGGTTTCGCGCAAGCTGGGCGTCGTGGCACTGCTGCTGTTTGCCGCCCCACTCGTTGGGCTGCCCCTGTGGGCCGCAGCCACGGACTCGTTCACGATAGCGCTGCTGGAAGGGGTGTATCGCTCCGGTGCATTGGTCTTCGGTGGTGGGCACGTCGTGCTGCCGCTGCTGCAGGCCGCCGTGGTGCCGAGCGGCGTCGTGAGCAACGCCGACTTCCTGGCCGGCTACGGCGCGGCGCAGGCCGTGCCGGGGCCGCTGTTCACGTTCTCGGCCTACCTCGGCGCGGTTGCTCACGGCCCGCTGCATGGCTGGATCGGCGGGCTGGCACTCCTGGGCACCATCTTCCTCCCGGCCTTCTTCGTGCTGGTCGGCGCACTGCCATTTTGGGAAGGATTGCGCCACCGCGCGGGCATCCAGACGGCCATGGCCGGCATCAACGCCGGCGTGGTCGGCATTCTGGTGTCCGCCCTCTATGACCCGGTATGGACGAGTGCCATCCACGGCAAGGCGGATTTTGGGCTGGCGCTGCTCTCGTTCGGGCTGCTGACGGTGGGACGCGTGCCGCCAGCGCTCGTGGTGCTGCTGGCCGGGCTGGCGGGCTGGGTCATGGCGATGGGTATCTGA